A part of Mycolicibacterium sp. TUM20985 genomic DNA contains:
- a CDS encoding putative quinol monooxygenase, translating into MSVTVLLELRFKPESVAQAREVFARELQKTRGFQGALTVDVLVDEDDDAHWIIYEVWDTVADDEAYRAFRAGDGKITDLPPLLAAPPVKTRYSTTDV; encoded by the coding sequence ATGTCCGTCACCGTTCTGCTCGAGCTGAGATTCAAGCCCGAATCCGTCGCCCAGGCCCGCGAGGTGTTCGCCCGCGAACTGCAGAAGACGCGCGGCTTCCAAGGCGCCCTCACCGTCGACGTGCTCGTCGACGAGGACGACGATGCGCACTGGATCATCTACGAGGTCTGGGACACCGTGGCCGACGACGAGGCCTACCGCGCCTTCCGCGCCGGCGACGGCAAGATCACCGATCTGCCGCCGCTGCTGGCGGCGCCGCCAGTGAAGACCAGGTACTCGACCACCGACGTCTGA
- a CDS encoding glycosyltransferase family 2 protein produces MRTFVVTAVRGRAAHLRRQLEGLARSHDRPAGHVVVAMADDTVAATVRASGSAACVVDHHTADGRLQVAGARNLGARRAIEAGAELLVFLDVDCIPAPELIARYRQAAADGRYADALLCGPVTYLPPPEPTGYDLQTLTRRISPHPGRPMPSGDAILQTTDYQLFWSLSFAVTASTWTKIGGFCTDYDGYGGEDTDFGQLAMSKEVPMFWVGGAHAFHQYHPVSDPPVEHLADILANAAVFQRRWGWWPMHGWLDQFQAAGLITRDADGSPHLV; encoded by the coding sequence GTGAGGACGTTCGTGGTGACCGCCGTCCGGGGGCGGGCCGCCCATCTGCGCCGCCAGCTCGAGGGCCTGGCCCGAAGTCACGATCGGCCGGCGGGCCACGTCGTCGTCGCCATGGCCGACGACACCGTCGCGGCGACCGTCCGTGCCAGCGGTAGCGCGGCCTGCGTCGTCGACCACCACACCGCGGATGGCCGTTTGCAGGTAGCCGGCGCCCGCAACCTCGGCGCCCGACGAGCCATCGAGGCCGGCGCGGAGTTGCTGGTGTTCCTCGACGTCGACTGCATCCCGGCGCCCGAGCTGATCGCCCGTTACCGGCAAGCCGCCGCCGACGGCCGGTACGCGGACGCCCTGCTGTGCGGTCCCGTCACCTATCTCCCGCCGCCGGAGCCGACCGGATACGACCTGCAGACACTGACCCGACGAATCTCCCCGCACCCGGGGCGTCCGATGCCGAGCGGCGATGCCATCCTGCAGACCACCGACTATCAACTCTTCTGGTCGCTGTCCTTTGCGGTGACCGCGTCGACGTGGACCAAAATCGGCGGCTTCTGCACCGACTACGACGGATACGGTGGCGAGGACACGGATTTCGGTCAGCTGGCGATGTCGAAGGAGGTACCGATGTTCTGGGTCGGCGGCGCCCACGCCTTTCACCAGTATCACCCGGTATCGGATCCGCCCGTCGAGCACCTCGCCGACATCCTGGCGAATGCAGCTGTCTTCCAACGACGTTGGGGCTGGTGGCCGATGCATGGCTGGCTAGACCAGTTCCAGGCCGCCGGTCTGATCACCCGGGACGCCGACGGCAGCCCACACCTCGTGTGA
- a CDS encoding amino acid permease, which yields MTDPQPAVRGKGDEAELAQFGYKQSMERRTGKFASFAVAFAFVSIATGIFTTYGAVLNSSGPVGIWTWPIAVVGQLAVAFVLGTIASRMPVTGYAYQWMSRLANPILGWIIGWISFTFLAIVVVAVDYTIASTVLPVLLNYEGSSTVTWGVTALVLVAQAVLLALSTKWSERVNNGAVSLELVGMVTLTVLLLVVAAVRGDMDPGNLFSKGAVAPEGFWSFGDWTSAGPWMLGFLLGAFTIVGFESAANLAEETNDPERVVPRAMCQAVIASGVLGFVFLIAVTLAAGDPVALAESGTPIADVIEKTLGSVVSTLLLLMVVIAIFACGLVIMMTGVRLTWAMSRDERLPGWQQWNQISPRFHTPFKATVLFVLLAELILAIFSQSEDALFTLFGAATLLPALIYAATVVMYLAKRRKLPVNGKFDLGAWEKPILVVAVVWLTFELALFRDASFKDAWLYVIVMVVIGAGYLGFLLARRGREGLAMPDQHSIDAVLDHEAGTLRP from the coding sequence ATGACCGACCCGCAGCCCGCCGTCCGAGGCAAGGGTGACGAGGCCGAGCTGGCGCAGTTCGGCTACAAGCAGTCGATGGAGCGCCGCACCGGCAAGTTCGCGTCATTCGCCGTGGCGTTCGCCTTCGTCTCCATCGCCACCGGCATCTTCACCACCTACGGAGCGGTGTTGAACTCGTCGGGTCCCGTCGGCATCTGGACCTGGCCGATCGCGGTCGTGGGGCAGCTCGCCGTCGCGTTCGTCCTGGGCACCATTGCGTCGCGGATGCCGGTGACCGGGTACGCCTACCAGTGGATGTCGCGTCTGGCCAACCCGATCCTCGGCTGGATCATCGGGTGGATCTCCTTTACCTTCCTCGCGATCGTCGTCGTCGCGGTGGACTACACGATCGCCTCGACCGTCCTTCCCGTCCTGCTGAACTACGAGGGCAGCTCGACCGTCACGTGGGGGGTGACCGCACTGGTGCTGGTGGCGCAGGCCGTTCTCCTGGCGCTGTCCACCAAGTGGAGCGAGCGCGTGAACAACGGGGCGGTATCCCTCGAACTCGTCGGCATGGTCACCCTGACGGTGCTGTTGCTGGTCGTGGCCGCAGTGCGCGGCGACATGGATCCCGGCAACCTGTTCAGCAAGGGAGCCGTTGCCCCCGAGGGGTTTTGGAGCTTCGGTGACTGGACGTCCGCGGGTCCGTGGATGCTGGGGTTCCTGCTGGGTGCCTTCACCATCGTCGGATTCGAGTCCGCCGCCAACCTCGCCGAGGAGACCAACGATCCCGAGCGCGTCGTCCCGCGGGCGATGTGTCAGGCCGTCATCGCCTCCGGCGTCCTGGGTTTCGTCTTCCTGATCGCCGTGACGTTGGCCGCCGGCGACCCGGTGGCGCTCGCCGAATCGGGCACGCCCATCGCCGACGTCATCGAGAAGACCCTCGGTTCGGTGGTCAGCACGCTCCTCCTACTCATGGTGGTCATCGCCATCTTCGCGTGTGGCCTGGTCATCATGATGACCGGAGTTCGCTTGACGTGGGCCATGTCTCGCGACGAGCGCCTCCCCGGTTGGCAGCAGTGGAACCAGATCTCACCGCGGTTTCACACGCCGTTCAAGGCGACCGTGCTGTTCGTCCTCCTCGCCGAGCTGATCCTGGCGATCTTCTCCCAATCCGAGGACGCCCTGTTCACGCTGTTCGGTGCCGCCACGCTGCTGCCCGCGCTCATCTACGCCGCCACCGTGGTGATGTATCTGGCCAAGCGAAGGAAGCTGCCCGTCAACGGCAAGTTCGACCTCGGTGCGTGGGAGAAGCCGATTCTGGTCGTCGCAGTCGTCTGGTTGACGTTCGAGCTCGCGCTCTTCCGTGACGCCAGCTTCAAGGACGCCTGGCTCTATGTCATCGTGATGGTCGTGATCGGCGCGGGGTACCTCGGCTTCCTGCTCGCCCGACGCGGGCGCGAGGGATTGGCCATGCCCGACCAGCATTCGATCGACGCCGTCCTCGACCACGAAGCGGGCACACTACGGCCATGA
- a CDS encoding Crp/Fnr family transcriptional regulator yields MEDALSRSGIVQGVEPSAVADLVGKLQPVDFPRGHTIFVEGEPGDRLYIIVSGKVKIVRSTPDGRENLLTIMGPSDMFGELAIFDPGPRTSSVTTVTQVRAVSMDREALRAWIAGRPEIAEQLLRVLARRLRRTNNNLGDLIFTDVPGRVAKQLLQLVQRFGAQEGNALRVTHDLTQEEIAQLVGASRETVNKALADFSQRGWIRVEGKSVLILDPERLAKRAR; encoded by the coding sequence GTGGAGGACGCCCTCTCGCGTAGCGGGATCGTCCAGGGCGTCGAGCCCAGCGCGGTGGCTGACCTCGTCGGCAAACTGCAGCCCGTCGACTTCCCGCGGGGGCACACGATCTTCGTGGAGGGCGAGCCTGGCGACCGGCTGTACATCATCGTCTCGGGCAAGGTGAAGATCGTCCGCAGCACCCCGGACGGGCGCGAGAACCTGCTGACCATCATGGGACCGTCCGACATGTTCGGCGAGTTGGCGATCTTCGACCCCGGCCCGCGGACGTCGAGCGTGACCACGGTGACGCAGGTGCGGGCGGTCTCGATGGATCGCGAGGCGCTGCGGGCCTGGATAGCCGGGCGCCCCGAGATCGCCGAACAGCTGTTGCGAGTATTGGCCCGTCGCCTGCGCCGGACCAACAACAATCTCGGCGACCTGATCTTCACCGACGTGCCCGGCCGGGTGGCCAAGCAGCTGCTGCAGCTGGTGCAGCGCTTCGGTGCGCAGGAGGGCAACGCGTTGCGGGTGACCCACGACCTGACGCAGGAGGAGATCGCCCAGCTGGTCGGCGCCTCCCGTGAGACGGTCAACAAGGCACTCGCCGACTTCAGTCAGCGCGGGTGGATCCGCGTCGAGGGCAAGAGCGTACTGATCCTCGACCCCGAGCGACTCGCGAAACGCGCTCGCTAG
- a CDS encoding GntR family transcriptional regulator produces the protein MTASRGATRPSTTPRYIAIAAQVRDRIIVDQLGPHTLLPSERELAEQHQVSRMTARQALSLLENEGVVYRRPPRGTFVSEPRVRFHIGSFSEEVSRQGRHPAARLLWAEQQEPTPSVRLALELSAGAMVHVFHRLRTVDDVPFALETTFLPADLTPGILDLADEGSLWATLRDRYGIELSRSTAVLESIVLDDSSSAQLNVRPGSAGTLLTRTTFGASDRRVEYARDVYRADRASFEVSVDLRTGTP, from the coding sequence ATGACCGCTTCGAGGGGCGCAACGCGGCCGTCGACCACTCCGCGCTACATCGCCATCGCGGCGCAGGTGCGGGACCGGATCATCGTCGACCAGCTTGGACCGCACACCTTGCTGCCCTCCGAGCGTGAGCTCGCCGAACAGCATCAGGTCAGCCGAATGACGGCGCGGCAGGCGCTGTCGCTTCTGGAGAACGAGGGCGTGGTCTACCGGCGACCGCCGCGCGGGACGTTCGTCTCCGAACCCCGGGTGCGGTTCCACATCGGCAGCTTTTCCGAAGAGGTGTCGCGTCAGGGCCGCCACCCTGCGGCGCGGCTGCTCTGGGCCGAGCAGCAGGAGCCGACGCCGTCGGTCCGCCTGGCCCTCGAACTCTCCGCCGGTGCGATGGTTCATGTCTTTCACCGGCTGCGCACCGTCGATGACGTGCCCTTCGCGCTGGAGACGACGTTCCTCCCCGCGGACCTGACACCCGGCATCCTCGACCTGGCCGACGAAGGATCCCTCTGGGCGACCCTGCGCGACCGGTACGGCATCGAACTGAGCCGCTCGACAGCGGTGTTGGAGTCGATCGTGCTCGACGACTCCTCCAGCGCGCAGCTCAACGTCCGGCCGGGTTCGGCGGGAACGCTGTTGACCAGGACCACCTTCGGCGCGAGCGATCGACGGGTCGAATACGCGCGCGACGTCTACCGCGCAGACCGGGCGTCGTTCGAGGTGTCGGTCGATCTCCGGACCGGGACTCCCTAG
- a CDS encoding FGGY family carbohydrate kinase has translation MTYVLAIDQGTSGTKAIVVDGDGRVVSIAEVALRPEYLAGGGVEQDPEALWNSVVDTGRRALEEAGVPVAAVALANQGETVLAWDRATGRPLTPAIVWQDRRAESVCAALAGSADDVARRTGLVLDPYFSAPKMAWLRANLTRDGVVTTTDTWLVHRLCGAFVTDTSTASRSLLLDLDARTWSEELLEVFGLGDEPMPELVACDQIVGETTAFGTQPIPVGGLVVDQQAALLAESCLDPGAAKCTFGTGAFLLAQLGDNAARSGAGLTTSVAWTLRDRTSYCADGQVYTAASAVRWAIDLGLVPAADQLDAVSASAGDSSDGVLCVPALAGLAAPWWDAQAAASFTGMTLSSGRGHLVRALLEGIAAQVACLADLVAQDLGQPLTRLRVDGGLTRSAVLMQAQADLARIPVEVYPSAHATPLGAAACARLALDPTLSPAVVVGTWTPRHTYEPLWSDDRAAEHLNRWRDAAAAVLTSKESRT, from the coding sequence ATGACCTACGTGCTGGCCATCGACCAGGGCACCTCGGGCACCAAGGCGATCGTCGTCGACGGCGACGGGCGGGTGGTATCGATCGCCGAGGTCGCGCTGCGCCCGGAGTATCTGGCCGGGGGCGGAGTCGAGCAGGATCCCGAGGCGCTGTGGAACTCGGTGGTCGACACGGGTCGTCGGGCACTCGAGGAGGCCGGCGTCCCCGTCGCCGCCGTCGCGCTGGCCAATCAGGGAGAGACCGTGCTGGCGTGGGACCGCGCGACGGGACGGCCGCTGACTCCGGCCATCGTGTGGCAGGACCGCCGCGCGGAATCGGTGTGCGCGGCGCTCGCCGGATCGGCCGACGACGTCGCCCGGCGAACCGGCCTGGTACTCGATCCGTACTTCTCCGCTCCGAAGATGGCCTGGCTCCGAGCGAATCTGACCCGTGACGGTGTCGTCACGACGACGGACACCTGGCTGGTGCACAGGCTGTGCGGTGCCTTCGTCACCGACACGTCGACCGCGAGCCGCTCACTCCTGCTCGATCTGGACGCGAGAACGTGGAGCGAGGAATTGCTCGAGGTGTTCGGCCTGGGCGACGAGCCGATGCCGGAGCTCGTTGCGTGCGATCAGATCGTAGGCGAGACAACGGCTTTCGGTACTCAGCCGATCCCCGTCGGTGGGCTCGTCGTGGATCAGCAGGCCGCACTGCTGGCCGAGAGCTGCCTGGACCCGGGAGCGGCGAAGTGCACTTTCGGCACCGGCGCGTTCCTGCTCGCGCAACTCGGCGACAACGCCGCACGGTCGGGTGCCGGCCTGACCACCTCGGTCGCGTGGACGCTTCGGGACCGGACCTCGTATTGCGCGGACGGGCAGGTGTACACCGCTGCCTCGGCGGTGCGGTGGGCGATCGACCTGGGTCTGGTGCCCGCGGCCGACCAACTCGACGCCGTGTCGGCGTCTGCGGGCGACTCGAGTGACGGCGTGCTGTGCGTGCCTGCGCTCGCCGGTCTGGCCGCTCCGTGGTGGGACGCGCAGGCCGCCGCCTCGTTCACCGGGATGACGCTCAGCAGCGGCCGCGGCCACTTGGTGCGGGCCCTGCTGGAGGGGATCGCCGCGCAGGTCGCGTGTCTGGCCGACCTGGTTGCCCAGGATCTGGGACAGCCGCTGACCCGACTTCGGGTGGACGGCGGGCTGACGCGCTCCGCGGTCCTCATGCAGGCGCAAGCCGACCTCGCCCGCATACCCGTCGAGGTCTACCCGTCTGCTCACGCCACCCCTCTCGGCGCCGCGGCGTGCGCACGCCTGGCCCTGGACCCGACGCTCAGCCCGGCCGTCGTCGTGGGTACCTGGACACCCCGGCACACATACGAGCCGCTGTGGTCCGACGACCGCGCGGCCGAACACCTCAATCGCTGGCGCGACGCCGCGGCAGCCGTACTCACCTCGAAGGAGAGCCGAACGTGA
- a CDS encoding NAD(P)/FAD-dependent oxidoreductase: MNAPNEIRDVVVIGAGIVGSAIARALGGTGLTVTLIEGRDDVGDGTSKANTALLHTGFDATPGTLESRLVARGYDLLGEYAEQVGIPVERTGALLVAWTDEERDILPTLKDKAERNGYHACEIVSADEVYQRVPHLGPGALAGLTVPGESIICTWTTNLALATEAVRRGVELRRGAEVTDVVVTGDHTTVVTTAGDVTARWVINAAGLGADHVDAAFGHRRFTVTPRRGELLVFDKLTRPMVPCIVLAVPSSRGKGVLVSPTIYGNVMVGPTSENLDDRAATGTSEEGFEFLLGKGRALMPTLFDEEVTAAYAGLRAAIDRDDYLIDVDTTQRYVLVGGIRSTGLTAGMAVAEHLLELLTDTGLDVTPRADLPAPPRMPNIGEVGIRPYQDVERIAGDPEYGRIVCFCERVTEGEIRDAFASTIPPCDLDGLRRRTRVMNGRCQGFYCGAHTSALLEAAR; this comes from the coding sequence GTGAACGCTCCGAACGAGATTCGTGACGTCGTCGTGATCGGTGCAGGCATCGTCGGAAGCGCCATCGCCCGTGCGCTCGGGGGCACCGGCCTGACCGTCACCTTGATCGAGGGCCGCGACGACGTCGGCGACGGCACCAGCAAGGCCAATACCGCGTTGCTGCACACCGGTTTCGACGCGACCCCCGGCACGCTGGAGTCCCGGCTGGTCGCTCGCGGCTACGACCTGCTCGGTGAGTACGCCGAGCAGGTCGGAATTCCCGTCGAACGCACGGGCGCACTCCTGGTGGCGTGGACCGACGAGGAGCGTGACATCCTGCCGACGCTGAAGGACAAGGCGGAGCGCAACGGATACCACGCCTGCGAGATCGTCAGCGCTGACGAGGTCTACCAACGCGTTCCGCACCTCGGACCCGGTGCACTGGCCGGGCTGACCGTGCCCGGTGAGTCGATCATCTGCACCTGGACCACCAACCTGGCGCTGGCGACCGAGGCCGTTCGGCGCGGGGTGGAACTGCGTCGTGGCGCCGAGGTCACCGACGTCGTCGTCACCGGCGACCACACCACCGTCGTCACCACGGCTGGTGACGTCACCGCGCGCTGGGTGATCAACGCGGCGGGACTGGGAGCCGATCACGTCGACGCCGCGTTCGGTCATCGGCGATTCACCGTCACGCCCCGTCGCGGCGAGCTGCTGGTGTTCGACAAGCTGACCCGCCCGATGGTGCCGTGCATCGTGCTGGCCGTTCCCTCGTCGCGAGGCAAGGGCGTGCTCGTCAGCCCGACCATCTACGGCAACGTGATGGTGGGGCCCACCTCGGAGAACCTGGACGACCGCGCTGCCACCGGCACCTCCGAGGAGGGTTTCGAGTTCCTGCTCGGCAAGGGTCGCGCGCTCATGCCGACCCTGTTCGACGAAGAGGTCACCGCGGCCTATGCGGGCCTGCGCGCCGCCATCGACCGCGATGACTACCTCATCGACGTCGACACCACCCAGCGCTACGTCCTGGTCGGCGGCATCCGCTCGACCGGTCTGACTGCGGGAATGGCGGTGGCAGAGCACCTTCTGGAGTTGCTGACCGATACGGGCCTCGACGTGACGCCGCGGGCGGACCTGCCTGCGCCACCGCGGATGCCGAACATCGGCGAGGTGGGGATCCGGCCGTACCAGGACGTGGAGCGCATCGCCGGGGACCCCGAGTACGGCCGCATCGTGTGCTTCTGCGAACGCGTCACCGAGGGGGAGATCCGCGACGCGTTCGCCTCGACGATTCCGCCCTGCGACCTCGACGGGCTCCGCCGTCGCACCAGGGTGATGAACGGCCGCTGTCAGGGGTTCTACTGCGGTGCGCACACCTCGGCACTCCTCGAGGCGGCCCGATGA
- a CDS encoding glycosyltransferase: MIGYYVHHHGRGHLARTTSICAQLDQPVTVLTSLPLGEQTPFDEVLPLPRDDGGGPAVDPTASDVFHWVPLHHDGLRERMRLIADWITVARPAAFVVDVSVEVATLVRLLGVPVVVVAMPGERTDRPHELVYELADHIVAAWPRALYQPDWLRRHDHKTSYVGGISRFEGRPRPVRRDDGACRVLTLGGAGGSTVDAAMIDRYAADHPRFRWNALGVAGGRWIDDPWDDLCDADVVVAHAGQSSIADIATAARPAIVVPQLRPFAEQETTAGVLGRSGLAVSLRRWPESPEWDELIDRALRLDPEAWRRWQTAGAPARAAAQIDEVAARRAPVSVP, encoded by the coding sequence TTGATTGGCTACTACGTGCACCACCATGGCAGGGGTCACCTCGCCAGGACCACCAGCATCTGCGCCCAGCTGGACCAGCCCGTGACGGTGCTCACCTCGCTCCCCCTCGGCGAGCAGACTCCCTTCGACGAGGTACTGCCCCTCCCCCGGGATGACGGCGGCGGGCCTGCCGTGGATCCCACCGCGTCGGACGTCTTTCATTGGGTTCCGTTGCACCACGACGGTTTACGCGAACGCATGCGACTCATCGCGGACTGGATCACGGTCGCCCGGCCGGCTGCGTTCGTCGTCGACGTGTCGGTGGAGGTCGCCACCCTGGTGCGGCTGCTCGGCGTGCCGGTGGTCGTCGTCGCGATGCCGGGTGAACGCACCGACCGGCCGCACGAACTGGTGTACGAGCTCGCCGACCACATCGTGGCCGCGTGGCCCCGAGCCCTGTACCAGCCCGACTGGCTGCGACGTCATGACCACAAGACCTCCTACGTCGGTGGGATCAGCCGCTTCGAGGGCCGGCCACGGCCGGTCCGCCGCGACGACGGCGCGTGCCGCGTACTGACCCTCGGTGGCGCCGGCGGGTCGACCGTCGACGCCGCGATGATCGACCGGTACGCCGCCGACCATCCCCGTTTCCGCTGGAACGCCCTCGGCGTTGCCGGCGGACGGTGGATCGACGATCCGTGGGACGACCTGTGTGACGCCGACGTCGTGGTCGCGCACGCCGGACAGAGCTCGATCGCCGACATCGCCACCGCCGCCCGGCCCGCCATCGTGGTGCCACAGCTGCGACCGTTCGCCGAGCAGGAGACGACCGCTGGGGTGCTCGGCCGGTCGGGCCTCGCCGTGAGCCTGCGACGGTGGCCGGAGTCGCCGGAGTGGGACGAGCTGATCGACCGGGCTCTTCGCCTCGACCCCGAGGCATGGCGCCGGTGGCAGACCGCAGGCGCACCCGCCCGCGCGGCGGCCCAGATCGACGAGGTGGCGGCGCGTCGGGCCCCGGTCTCCGTACCGTGA
- a CDS encoding glycosyltransferase family 2 protein, with product MAESPIALPDGRFLVPANRWDLLNGMPGQQPRVAVVIPFYEQPAQIAVLLAALELQTYPRELIEIVIADDGSAVPPVPDTELNVSVIRQARNGFRAAAARNLGAHATTAPILCFLDADTYPEPDYLRSLTRLPSLLPDALVVGRRRHAAIEDWTPDDLRAWWSGGTAPQVLAEPGWLVDAYTRSRHLLDVDHRSYRYVISSVMACTRELFDDIGGFDESFQRYGGEDWELAHRAVTGGAVLQQVPEAVAWHAGPDWAARDVTSRIAAKNVESLAVARLVTDPYARRPGLRYAIPEVAVEIDTATHTVGSLVETLACFLHLDVGVWLTGASAHDLRRQLGDDDPRIGVGTVPARVRQRCRHVVTTVGRPVLPRSATSRLLAACAEPGVGEVRSRVGAAEVTCRSSWAMNRVRRWGAVADPAQLHRLSESRSITADELELSEGPVDPSLAW from the coding sequence CGGTGGGATCTGCTGAACGGCATGCCGGGGCAGCAGCCGCGGGTCGCCGTGGTCATCCCGTTCTACGAGCAGCCCGCCCAGATCGCCGTGCTGTTGGCGGCGCTGGAGCTGCAGACCTACCCGCGCGAGCTGATCGAGATCGTGATCGCCGACGACGGGTCCGCCGTCCCACCCGTACCCGACACCGAGTTGAACGTGTCGGTGATCCGACAGGCGCGCAACGGTTTTCGGGCCGCCGCCGCGCGCAATCTCGGAGCGCACGCCACCACGGCGCCGATCTTGTGCTTCCTCGACGCCGACACCTACCCCGAACCCGACTACCTCCGCAGCCTCACCCGACTGCCGTCACTGCTCCCCGACGCGCTGGTCGTCGGAAGGCGCCGTCACGCCGCCATCGAGGACTGGACGCCGGATGACCTGCGGGCCTGGTGGTCGGGCGGAACGGCGCCCCAGGTACTGGCCGAACCCGGCTGGCTGGTCGACGCCTACACGCGGTCGCGACATCTGCTCGACGTCGACCATCGGTCCTACCGGTACGTCATCAGCTCGGTGATGGCTTGCACCCGTGAGCTATTCGACGACATCGGCGGTTTCGACGAATCGTTCCAGCGTTACGGCGGCGAGGACTGGGAGTTGGCCCACCGCGCCGTCACCGGAGGTGCCGTGCTGCAGCAGGTACCCGAGGCGGTCGCCTGGCACGCCGGGCCGGACTGGGCCGCCCGCGACGTCACCTCCCGCATCGCGGCCAAGAATGTCGAGTCCCTCGCGGTCGCCCGGCTGGTGACCGATCCGTACGCTCGCCGGCCGGGGTTGCGCTACGCGATTCCCGAGGTCGCCGTCGAGATCGACACCGCCACCCACACCGTGGGCTCACTGGTCGAAACGCTGGCGTGCTTCCTGCATCTCGACGTCGGCGTGTGGCTGACCGGGGCGTCGGCCCACGACCTCCGTCGCCAGCTCGGCGACGACGATCCCCGGATCGGCGTCGGCACCGTCCCCGCGCGCGTCCGGCAGCGGTGCCGCCACGTCGTCACGACCGTCGGCAGACCGGTGCTCCCGCGGTCCGCGACGTCGCGGTTGCTCGCGGCCTGCGCCGAGCCGGGGGTCGGCGAGGTACGGTCCCGCGTCGGAGCCGCCGAGGTGACCTGTCGTTCGTCGTGGGCGATGAACCGTGTCCGTCGCTGGGGCGCGGTCGCCGATCCGGCGCAGTTGCACCGGCTGTCGGAGTCCCGGTCGATCACCGCCGACGAACTCGAGCTGAGCGAGGGCCCCGTCGACCCCTCCCTGGCGTGGTGA
- a CDS encoding NAD(P)/FAD-dependent oxidoreductase, whose protein sequence is MTAQRVAVAIIGGGPSGLTTAATLAPVVDGEVLVIEREAETGGIPRHSDHLGYGIRDLKRFLTGPAYARRLTDTARDAGAHLETEAMVTGWAGERTMEITSPRGRRTVAADAVVLATGARERPRPARLIPGDRPDGVYTTGQLQNLVHVRHAKVGSRAVIVGAELVSWSAVLTLRESGCATVAMVSAHPHPEAYAAFRIPGRALVRGPMLTRTRVVSIDGKTRVRSVVVENLDTGVRSTLECDTVITTGDWIPDHELARTADLAMDAGTRGPLVDAGLRTSRAGVFAVGNLVHPVDTADCAALDGRHVAPNVIDWLDRKVVAETGIRLRTTPPLRWVSPQLLTPDRCGPSRGQLSFWVDEFHRFPRLRAVQDGRPIGAKRTPWPAAPGRIYRAPWSLVADADFAGGDVVVELLV, encoded by the coding sequence ATGACGGCGCAACGCGTCGCCGTCGCCATCATCGGGGGCGGCCCGTCCGGGCTGACCACCGCCGCGACCCTGGCCCCGGTCGTCGACGGCGAGGTGCTCGTCATCGAGCGCGAAGCAGAGACGGGCGGAATCCCCAGGCACAGTGACCATCTGGGCTATGGGATTCGCGACCTGAAGCGGTTTCTCACGGGCCCCGCCTACGCACGACGCCTGACCGACACCGCCCGCGACGCGGGAGCCCACCTCGAGACCGAGGCGATGGTGACGGGATGGGCCGGCGAGCGCACCATGGAGATCACCTCGCCACGCGGCCGACGCACGGTGGCGGCCGACGCCGTCGTGCTGGCGACCGGTGCCAGGGAGCGGCCGCGGCCGGCCCGGTTGATCCCCGGTGATCGGCCCGACGGCGTCTACACCACGGGGCAACTGCAGAACCTCGTCCACGTCCGGCACGCGAAGGTGGGCAGCCGGGCCGTCATCGTGGGCGCGGAGCTCGTCAGCTGGTCGGCGGTGCTGACGTTGCGTGAATCCGGTTGCGCCACAGTCGCGATGGTCAGTGCGCATCCTCATCCCGAGGCCTACGCCGCGTTTCGGATCCCCGGTCGAGCGCTCGTTCGCGGTCCGATGTTGACCAGGACCCGGGTGGTGAGCATCGACGGCAAGACGCGGGTGCGGTCGGTGGTCGTGGAGAACCTCGACACGGGCGTGCGTTCGACGCTCGAATGCGACACCGTGATCACGACCGGCGATTGGATCCCCGACCACGAGCTGGCCAGGACCGCCGACCTTGCGATGGATGCGGGCACGCGCGGTCCGCTCGTCGATGCGGGTCTGCGGACCAGCCGAGCGGGCGTGTTCGCGGTCGGCAACCTGGTGCACCCGGTGGACACGGCGGACTGCGCGGCCCTCGACGGGCGGCACGTCGCACCGAACGTGATCGACTGGCTGGACCGGAAAGTCGTTGCAGAAACAGGCATTCGGTTGCGAACCACGCCACCGCTGCGTTGGGTGTCACCGCAACTGCTCACCCCCGACCGGTGTGGCCCCTCCCGCGGGCAGCTGTCGTTCTGGGTCGACGAGTTCCACCGTTTCCCGCGATTGCGCGCGGTGCAGGACGGTCGCCCCATCGGTGCGAAGCGGACGCCGTGGCCCGCCGCACCGGGGCGGATCTACCGGGCGCCGTGGTCCCTGGTGGCCGACGCCGACTTCGCCGGTGGCGACGTCGTCGTCGAACTCCTCGTCTGA